One region of Caldimonas thermodepolymerans genomic DNA includes:
- a CDS encoding CBS domain-containing protein, translating into MPRPISGIMTRQVRVVSPDDSLQVAAQLMDQINVGAVPVCSGHTLVGMITDRDITVRAVASGLPPDATPVKDVMSEQVRWCFEDQDVDEVMQQMGEVQIRRVPVMDRRQQLVGIVSLGDLATRHGADVDDTLERISSPSEPDRSTTGTARTGRGPRAAH; encoded by the coding sequence ATGCCACGACCGATCTCCGGGATCATGACCCGCCAGGTGCGCGTGGTCTCTCCCGACGACAGCCTGCAGGTCGCCGCCCAGCTGATGGACCAGATCAACGTCGGCGCGGTGCCGGTGTGCAGCGGCCACACGCTGGTCGGCATGATCACCGACCGCGACATCACCGTGCGCGCGGTGGCCAGCGGCCTGCCGCCCGACGCCACGCCGGTGAAGGACGTGATGAGCGAGCAGGTGCGCTGGTGCTTCGAGGACCAGGATGTCGACGAGGTGATGCAGCAGATGGGCGAGGTGCAGATCCGCCGCGTGCCGGTGATGGACCGCCGGCAGCAGCTGGTGGGCATCGTCTCGCTGGGCGACCTGGCCACGCGCCACGGCGCCGACGTGGACGACACGCTGGAGCGCATTTCGTCTCCCTCCGAGCCGGACCGCTCGACGACCGGCACGGCCCGCACGGGCCGCGGCCCGCGCGCCGCGCACTGA
- a CDS encoding S8 family serine peptidase, with protein MALATSSPAPAARRSSLARFLLLPAAGFVAAGRYTSNATQRLLRQLQPCAPGESRTVAGVALRVIASAATDGTKVIALRPDEAALLQAEAPGLRLVPERRYLPARAPRLHAKRRPQARGGEQQTLVLKVTAGEGAQARPLPDCLVVMLTDLATGAGVEGTTNARGELRLRLPAGLAQAPLVAAYPLHGAWPREWRRLPLQPGMTLALPALEPDFADARRTLYGAPQDRAGEGVTVGVIDTGVGPHADLPVALGRNTTLVEPVDQWHDEDGHGTHVAGVIAARARAGEPGVTGEAAGVRLHAYRVFEHGEVGASNAAIREAIRQAVLDGCDIINMSLGGGGPDPAIAEAIQFARLSGAVCVVAAGNEGGPVSFPASDPLSVAVSAIGVHGTWPKGAAQQRHVTTPTGKHDSFVARFSNRGVQVRLAAPGVGIVSTIHRDRYGVMDGTAMASPIAAGVLARALARSPQLLRVPRDARRSEAIIELAMRHAEDLGFPATMQGKGLAR; from the coding sequence TTGGCCCTCGCGACCTCATCCCCTGCGCCGGCCGCGCGGCGTTCCTCGCTGGCGCGCTTCCTGCTGTTGCCGGCCGCCGGCTTCGTCGCGGCCGGACGCTACACGTCGAACGCCACGCAGCGCCTGCTGCGCCAGCTGCAGCCCTGCGCGCCGGGGGAATCGCGCACCGTGGCGGGGGTGGCGTTGCGGGTCATCGCGTCGGCGGCGACCGACGGCACCAAGGTGATCGCGCTGCGCCCCGACGAAGCCGCCTTGCTGCAAGCCGAGGCGCCCGGGCTGCGGCTGGTGCCCGAGCGGCGTTACCTGCCGGCACGCGCGCCGCGGCTGCATGCGAAGCGCCGCCCGCAGGCCCGGGGCGGCGAGCAGCAGACCCTGGTGCTCAAGGTCACGGCCGGCGAAGGCGCACAGGCCCGGCCGCTGCCGGACTGCCTGGTCGTGATGCTCACCGACCTGGCCACCGGCGCGGGCGTCGAGGGCACCACCAATGCGCGCGGCGAGCTGCGGCTGCGCCTGCCGGCCGGCCTCGCCCAGGCGCCGCTGGTGGCAGCCTATCCGCTGCATGGCGCCTGGCCGCGCGAGTGGCGCCGGCTGCCCCTGCAGCCCGGGATGACGCTCGCGTTGCCCGCGCTGGAGCCCGATTTCGCGGATGCGCGCCGCACGCTCTACGGCGCGCCACAGGACCGCGCGGGCGAAGGGGTGACGGTCGGCGTGATCGACACCGGCGTCGGCCCGCATGCGGACCTGCCGGTCGCGCTGGGGCGCAACACGACATTGGTCGAGCCGGTCGACCAGTGGCACGACGAGGACGGCCATGGCACGCACGTGGCCGGCGTCATCGCCGCGCGGGCGCGCGCGGGCGAGCCGGGTGTCACCGGCGAGGCCGCCGGCGTGCGGCTGCACGCCTACCGCGTCTTCGAGCACGGCGAGGTGGGCGCCTCCAACGCGGCGATCCGCGAAGCCATCCGCCAGGCGGTGCTGGACGGCTGCGACATCATCAACATGAGCCTGGGCGGTGGCGGGCCCGACCCGGCGATCGCCGAGGCGATCCAGTTCGCGCGGCTGAGCGGCGCCGTGTGCGTGGTCGCGGCCGGCAACGAAGGCGGGCCGGTGAGCTTCCCGGCCAGCGACCCGCTGTCGGTGGCGGTATCGGCCATCGGGGTGCATGGCACCTGGCCCAAGGGGGCGGCGCAGCAACGCCACGTCACCACGCCGACCGGCAAACATGACAGCTTCGTGGCGCGTTTTTCCAACCGGGGGGTGCAGGTGCGGCTGGCCGCGCCGGGCGTGGGCATCGTCTCGACCATCCACCGCGACCGCTACGGGGTGATGGACGGCACCGCGATGGCCAGCCCGATCGCCGCCGGCGTGCTGGCCCGGGCGCTCGCACGCTCGCCGCAGCTGCTGCGCGTGCCGCGCGATGCGCGACGCTCCGAAGCGATCATCGAGCTGGCCATGCGCCATGCCGAAGACCTTGGCTTTCCTGCGACTATGCAGGGCAAGGGCCTGGCGCGATAA
- a CDS encoding four-helix bundle copper-binding protein, producing the protein MTGITHDPAVRQCIDDCLQCRTTCLAMAMGPCLERQGAHSERGHLTLMLNCAELCGTAAHFMLAGSTLHTEVCALCATVCGACAQSCRQLDGMEHCVAACERCAASCRTVSGVQAPGVHASDQLPTTGVTGGPPRQGAYG; encoded by the coding sequence ATGACCGGCATCACCCACGACCCTGCCGTACGGCAGTGCATCGACGACTGCCTGCAGTGCCGCACCACCTGCCTGGCGATGGCCATGGGCCCTTGCCTGGAGCGTCAGGGCGCGCACAGCGAACGCGGCCACCTGACCCTGATGCTCAACTGCGCCGAGCTGTGCGGCACGGCGGCGCACTTCATGCTGGCCGGCTCGACGCTGCACACCGAGGTCTGCGCCCTGTGCGCCACGGTCTGCGGCGCCTGCGCGCAAAGCTGCCGGCAGCTGGACGGGATGGAGCACTGCGTGGCCGCCTGCGAGCGCTGTGCGGCCAGCTGCCGCACCGTCAGCGGCGTGCAGGCGCCGGGCGTGCACGCCAGCGACCAGCTGCCCACCACGGGCGTCACGGGCGGGCCGCCCCGCCAAGGCGCCTACGGTTGA
- the flhC gene encoding flagellar transcriptional regulator FlhC: protein MRNKSILSEARQIERAVTLIQLGARLQVLESETDLSYERLLRLYKEVAGRSPSKGQLPFSTDWFMTWQPNIHASLFLNIHEYLNKVAELDEIDTIIKAYRLYLEQTQAQSLEPLLSITRAWRLVKFVDNGMLTMTKCSKCGGHFVTHPHEIARNFVCGMCNPPARAGKGKAKGALHIH, encoded by the coding sequence ATGCGCAACAAGAGCATCCTCTCCGAAGCGCGTCAGATCGAACGCGCGGTCACGCTGATCCAGCTGGGCGCCCGCCTGCAGGTGCTGGAATCGGAAACCGACCTCTCCTACGAGCGCCTGCTGCGCCTGTACAAGGAAGTGGCCGGCCGGTCACCGTCCAAGGGCCAGCTGCCGTTCTCGACCGACTGGTTCATGACCTGGCAGCCCAACATCCACGCCAGCCTGTTCCTGAACATCCACGAGTACCTGAACAAGGTCGCGGAACTGGACGAGATCGACACCATCATCAAGGCCTACCGGCTGTACCTGGAGCAGACCCAGGCGCAGTCGCTGGAGCCGCTGCTGTCGATCACCCGCGCGTGGCGCCTGGTGAAGTTCGTCGACAACGGCATGCTGACCATGACCAAGTGCAGCAAGTGCGGCGGGCACTTCGTGACCCACCCGCACGAGATCGCACGCAACTTCGTCTGCGGCATGTGCAACCCGCCGGCGCGCGCCGGCAAGGGCAAGGCCAAGGGCGCCCTGCACATCCATTGA
- the flhD gene encoding flagellar transcriptional regulator FlhD: protein MSTTADQILTEIREANLSYLMLAQNLIRADREEALFRLGISEDTADMLAMLTPAQMLKIASGNTLLCRFRFDDDLVWGLLTNHGKSAANDSTSRLHASILMAGRHQEAA from the coding sequence ATGAGCACCACCGCCGACCAGATCCTCACCGAAATCCGCGAAGCCAACCTGTCGTACCTGATGCTGGCGCAGAACCTGATCCGCGCCGACCGCGAGGAAGCCCTGTTCCGCCTGGGCATCAGCGAGGACACCGCCGACATGCTGGCGATGCTGACGCCCGCGCAGATGTTGAAGATCGCCTCGGGCAACACGCTGCTGTGCCGCTTCCGCTTCGACGACGACCTGGTCTGGGGCCTGCTCACCAACCACGGCAAGAGCGCGGCCAACGACAGCACCTCGCGCCTGCACGCCTCGATCCTGATGGCCGGCCGCCACCAGGAAGCCGCCTGA
- a CDS encoding TraR/DksA family transcriptional regulator has translation MSHLSDAQLHQLRKKLDEREAELQSQVRGAREAAADQASGQAGVVGDQGDNATDRLQHGIRHVEMSRDIEELVEIEAARRRMDDGSYGQCVDCHQPIEARRLLAHPTALRCALCQGRYEQMHPSRLRDPG, from the coding sequence ATGTCCCACCTGTCCGACGCCCAGCTGCATCAGCTGCGCAAGAAGCTCGACGAGCGCGAGGCCGAACTGCAGTCCCAGGTGCGCGGCGCGCGCGAGGCCGCCGCGGACCAGGCCAGCGGCCAGGCCGGGGTGGTGGGCGACCAGGGCGACAACGCCACCGACCGGCTGCAGCACGGCATCCGCCACGTGGAGATGAGCCGCGACATCGAGGAGCTGGTCGAGATCGAGGCCGCGCGGCGCCGCATGGACGACGGCAGCTACGGCCAGTGCGTGGATTGCCACCAACCGATCGAAGCACGGCGCCTGCTCGCCCACCCCACGGCGCTGCGCTGCGCCCTCTGCCAGGGGCGATACGAGCAGATGCACCCGTCGCGCCTGCGCGACCCCGGCTGA
- a CDS encoding serine/threonine protein kinase, translated as MNHPRPPAAPDPFDPAFQPTQTLMPSQDALPPGTRLAEYEVVRVLGEGGFGIVYLAADHGLQRHVAIKEYLPAALAARGARAAVTLRATSHAETFKLGLRSFVNEARLLARFDHPSLVRVYRFWEANGTAYMVMPYYEGTTVAAARLAMTRPPDEAWLRQLLLSLMGALEVLHASSCYHRDIAPDNVLVLPDGRPVLLDFGAARRVIGDRTQTLTAILKPAYAPIEQYAEAGHLQQGPWTDLYALGAVMYYLISGRSPLPSTVRAVDDQLRPLAEVAASLQQTFTDLRYSPSFLAAIEWALAVRPQDRPQTVTQLRDALDAPGWVPPRRPRVAAPPAAPPEATAIRPPVAPEPAPAAEPAWFASIPPATVAPATPQPPAGTPPPAAAPARPPAATSPAAAPGAVPPTLSEEVPSDAAVMAALDAALGSLPDDRPDAAWGTMRPDEDDLQRRAAARRGPATTRWMAALAILLVLGAAAWQWQERWTTQQLLERLANTPLAPDAGPAPEAATATAPSAAVPSPAPVTAQATPAPSPPVPAPAPAAPPDTPVAAGPTPHADPVSTRAESTAPQIVEVQPSAPAAPPQAATPAAPAAPAAPPRAEASRDPPEEDAEPDITRTSVVARPSSPRAACGTRTNFALYYCMQTQCRQAQFVNHPHCVYLRQHDEVMQ; from the coding sequence ATGAACCACCCCCGTCCACCTGCGGCGCCGGATCCGTTCGACCCGGCGTTCCAGCCGACCCAGACGTTGATGCCCAGCCAGGACGCGCTGCCGCCCGGCACGCGGTTGGCCGAGTACGAGGTGGTGCGGGTGCTCGGCGAAGGCGGCTTCGGCATCGTCTACCTCGCAGCGGACCACGGCCTGCAGCGCCACGTGGCGATCAAGGAGTACCTGCCGGCGGCGCTGGCCGCGCGCGGGGCACGCGCCGCCGTCACGCTGCGCGCCACCTCGCACGCCGAGACCTTCAAGCTGGGGCTGCGCTCCTTCGTCAACGAGGCGCGCCTGCTGGCCCGCTTCGACCATCCGTCGCTGGTGCGCGTCTACCGCTTCTGGGAAGCCAACGGCACCGCCTACATGGTGATGCCGTACTACGAAGGCACGACCGTCGCCGCCGCACGCCTTGCGATGACCCGGCCGCCCGACGAAGCCTGGCTGCGCCAGCTGCTGCTGTCGCTGATGGGCGCGCTCGAGGTGCTGCACGCGAGCTCCTGCTACCACCGCGACATCGCGCCCGACAACGTCCTGGTGCTGCCGGACGGCCGGCCGGTGCTGCTGGATTTCGGCGCGGCGCGGCGCGTCATCGGTGATCGCACCCAGACGCTGACGGCCATCCTCAAGCCGGCCTACGCGCCGATCGAGCAGTACGCCGAGGCCGGACACCTGCAGCAGGGGCCCTGGACCGACCTCTACGCGCTCGGCGCGGTGATGTACTACCTGATCAGCGGGCGGTCCCCGCTGCCCTCCACGGTACGCGCCGTCGACGACCAGCTGCGCCCGCTCGCCGAAGTCGCCGCCTCGCTGCAGCAGACCTTCACCGACCTGCGCTACAGCCCGTCCTTCCTCGCGGCGATCGAGTGGGCCCTGGCCGTGCGCCCGCAGGACCGGCCGCAGACCGTCACCCAGCTGCGCGACGCACTCGACGCCCCGGGCTGGGTGCCGCCGCGTCGCCCCCGGGTCGCAGCGCCCCCTGCCGCCCCGCCGGAGGCGACGGCCATCCGGCCGCCCGTCGCGCCGGAACCGGCACCGGCGGCCGAACCCGCGTGGTTCGCCTCCATCCCGCCTGCCACCGTGGCGCCTGCCACGCCGCAGCCTCCTGCCGGAACACCGCCGCCTGCGGCAGCACCGGCCCGTCCCCCGGCCGCCACCTCGCCTGCGGCAGCCCCCGGGGCCGTGCCGCCCACGCTGTCGGAGGAGGTGCCTTCGGACGCCGCCGTGATGGCCGCGCTCGATGCGGCGCTCGGCTCCCTGCCCGACGACCGCCCCGATGCCGCCTGGGGGACGATGCGCCCGGACGAGGACGACCTGCAGCGTCGCGCAGCGGCCAGGCGTGGCCCGGCAACCACGCGCTGGATGGCTGCGCTGGCGATCCTGCTCGTCCTGGGTGCAGCCGCCTGGCAGTGGCAGGAACGCTGGACGACGCAGCAACTGCTCGAGCGCCTGGCCAACACGCCGCTGGCGCCGGACGCCGGCCCGGCGCCCGAGGCCGCCACGGCCACTGCCCCGTCCGCGGCCGTCCCCTCGCCCGCCCCGGTGACGGCGCAGGCCACCCCGGCACCGTCGCCACCCGTGCCGGCGCCCGCTCCCGCCGCCCCACCCGACACCCCCGTTGCCGCCGGGCCGACGCCGCATGCCGATCCGGTCTCGACGCGTGCGGAAAGCACCGCGCCGCAGATCGTCGAGGTGCAACCGTCCGCACCGGCCGCCCCGCCCCAGGCGGCAACGCCCGCAGCGCCTGCTGCGCCCGCGGCCCCGCCGCGCGCCGAGGCGTCCCGGGACCCGCCCGAGGAGGACGCCGAGCCCGATATCACCCGCACCAGCGTCGTCGCGCGCCCGAGCAGCCCGCGCGCCGCCTGCGGCACACGCACGAACTTCGCCCTCTACTACTGCATGCAGACGCAATGCCGGCAGGCGCAATTCGTGAACCATCCGCACTGCGTCTACCTGCGCCAGCACGATGAAGTGATGCAGTAG
- a CDS encoding phosphoribosyltransferase — MEPLFDDRAHAGRLLAPRVQALGWPHPLVVALPRGGVAVATEVARRLQVPLELLLVRKIGAPWQPERAVAAVVDGLPPELVVDESGLAQAGVERAHVEAQVREAVNEIERRRAAYLGDRRTAEVAGRDVVLVDDGLATGTTARAALRALRQRGARRLALAVPVGAADSVAALQGEADEIVCLATPRSFFAVSPYYRRFEQLTDAQVIGLLRQAATDPGRA, encoded by the coding sequence ATGGAGCCTCTGTTCGACGATCGAGCCCATGCCGGGCGGTTGCTCGCGCCGCGGGTGCAGGCGCTGGGCTGGCCGCATCCCCTCGTGGTCGCGCTGCCGCGCGGCGGCGTGGCCGTGGCGACCGAGGTGGCGCGGCGCCTGCAGGTGCCGCTGGAGCTGCTGCTGGTGCGCAAGATCGGCGCGCCGTGGCAGCCGGAGCGCGCCGTCGCCGCGGTGGTCGACGGCCTGCCGCCCGAGCTGGTGGTCGACGAGTCCGGCCTCGCGCAGGCGGGCGTCGAGCGCGCGCATGTCGAGGCCCAGGTGCGGGAAGCGGTGAACGAGATCGAACGGCGGCGCGCCGCCTACCTCGGCGACCGCCGCACGGCCGAGGTGGCCGGGCGCGACGTGGTGCTGGTCGACGACGGCCTGGCCACCGGCACCACTGCCCGTGCGGCCCTGCGGGCGCTGCGGCAGCGGGGGGCCCGGCGGCTGGCGCTGGCCGTGCCGGTGGGCGCGGCCGACAGCGTGGCCGCCTTGCAGGGCGAGGCGGACGAGATCGTCTGCCTGGCCACGCCGCGGTCGTTCTTTGCGGTCAGCCCGTACTACCGGCGTTTCGAGCAGCTCACCGACGCGCAAGTGATCGGGCTGCTGCGCCAGGCGGCCACGGACCCCGGTCGCGCGTGA
- a CDS encoding ABC transporter substrate-binding protein → MKNSAARRALRWGAALMLSWCAAAGHAQPQPLRIGLVGPFSGGSGDFGNSARFGAELAVKEINAVGGFLGRPLELVIRDDQAVPDVGRQAAEDLVLKEKVAFTIGYCNTGVAMKALDVFQDNKHLLMVPCSQGTAVTTKYPPAQSYIFRVAPPDLLNAKFLIAEIVDRRKLQRVAIFADETGYGEGGLQDLSAELAKRGLKPVYVARFPLGVTSLHAQMRAARDAGADAIVAYTVGPEQAVAVRSRLEVGYTAPFFAPWTLSFRSVLENAGQAAVEGTMMVQTIIQDNHNERRASFLARYFKHSNETRIGSLMAAAQTYDAVHLMLWALFQTKGDTSGDALKRALETLERPYQGVVTTYARPFSDKDHDAIAANMLWLGVWRKGQIEYYYQDDARRTGVVRRKDAQ, encoded by the coding sequence ATGAAGAACAGTGCAGCCCGACGGGCCCTGCGGTGGGGCGCGGCCCTGATGTTGTCCTGGTGTGCCGCGGCCGGCCACGCGCAGCCCCAGCCTCTGCGCATCGGGCTGGTCGGGCCGTTTTCCGGCGGCTCCGGCGACTTCGGCAACAGTGCCCGGTTCGGCGCCGAGCTGGCGGTCAAGGAGATCAATGCCGTGGGCGGCTTCCTGGGACGGCCGCTGGAACTGGTGATCCGCGACGACCAGGCGGTGCCCGACGTCGGACGCCAGGCCGCCGAGGACCTGGTGCTCAAGGAGAAGGTCGCCTTCACGATCGGCTACTGCAACACCGGCGTGGCGATGAAGGCGCTGGACGTGTTCCAGGACAACAAGCACCTGCTGATGGTGCCGTGCTCGCAGGGCACGGCGGTCACCACCAAGTACCCGCCGGCGCAGAGCTACATCTTCCGCGTCGCGCCGCCGGACCTGCTGAACGCGAAGTTCCTGATCGCCGAGATCGTCGACCGCCGCAAGCTGCAGCGCGTTGCCATCTTCGCCGACGAGACGGGGTACGGCGAGGGCGGGCTGCAGGACCTGAGCGCCGAACTTGCCAAGCGGGGCCTCAAGCCGGTGTACGTGGCGCGTTTCCCGCTGGGGGTGACCTCGCTGCACGCGCAGATGCGCGCGGCGCGCGACGCGGGCGCGGACGCGATCGTGGCCTACACCGTGGGCCCCGAGCAGGCCGTGGCGGTGCGCAGCCGGCTGGAAGTGGGCTACACGGCGCCGTTCTTCGCGCCGTGGACGCTGTCGTTCCGCAGCGTGCTGGAGAACGCCGGCCAGGCGGCCGTGGAGGGCACGATGATGGTCCAGACCATCATCCAGGACAACCACAACGAGCGGCGCGCCTCGTTCCTGGCGCGCTACTTCAAGCATTCGAACGAGACGCGCATCGGCTCGCTGATGGCCGCGGCGCAGACCTACGATGCGGTGCACCTGATGCTGTGGGCGCTGTTCCAGACCAAGGGTGACACCTCCGGCGACGCGCTCAAGCGCGCGCTGGAGACCCTCGAGCGGCCCTACCAGGGCGTGGTGACCACCTACGCGCGCCCGTTCAGCGACAAGGACCACGACGCCATTGCCGCCAACATGCTGTGGCTGGGCGTGTGGCGCAAGGGCCAGATCGAGTACTACTACCAGGACGACGCCCGGCGCACGGGGGTGGTGCGGCGCAAGGACGCGCAGTGA
- a CDS encoding Crp/Fnr family transcriptional regulator produces MKLLQDTLPIQRRLVHAGDTIYQAGERFGCLHVVHSGIFKIITYSADGREQVAGFHFKGDWMGFDGIANGRYGCDAVAMDTAEVWSFRYDTLLQACVEHPELLALVHAAMSREITRDRDSLLSLCTLSADARVADFLRYWAESLAARGLRTDQITLRLTRAEIGNYLGMKLETVSRAMSRLAREKVIRFAERGRRELQIPDIDALREFVQRSLGAPAASRTLQ; encoded by the coding sequence TTGAAGCTGCTGCAGGACACCCTGCCGATCCAGCGTCGCCTGGTGCATGCCGGGGACACGATCTACCAGGCGGGCGAGCGCTTCGGCTGCCTGCACGTGGTGCATTCGGGCATCTTCAAGATCATCACGTACTCGGCCGACGGTCGCGAGCAGGTCGCCGGCTTCCACTTCAAGGGCGACTGGATGGGCTTCGACGGCATCGCCAACGGCCGCTACGGCTGCGACGCGGTGGCGATGGACACGGCCGAGGTGTGGTCGTTCCGCTACGACACGCTGCTGCAGGCCTGTGTCGAGCATCCCGAGCTGCTGGCGCTGGTACACGCCGCGATGAGCCGCGAGATCACCCGCGACCGTGACTCGCTGCTGTCGCTGTGCACGCTGTCCGCCGATGCGCGCGTGGCCGACTTCCTGCGCTACTGGGCCGAGTCGCTCGCCGCACGCGGCCTGCGCACCGACCAGATCACGCTGCGCCTGACCCGCGCCGAGATCGGCAACTACCTGGGCATGAAGCTGGAGACCGTCAGCCGCGCGATGTCGCGCCTGGCGCGCGAGAAGGTGATCCGCTTTGCCGAACGCGGCCGCCGCGAACTGCAGATCCCGGACATCGACGCGCTGCGCGAGTTCGTGCAGCGCAGCCTGGGTGCACCGGCGGCCTCGCGCACGCTCCAGTGA
- a CDS encoding GAF domain-containing protein, producing MPGDLPPGSVRPDVDHPSVFRALFKAYPDALLLVDATGQIVMANPMASDLLGYAPDELVGLPVEALVPDAIRPRHAAYRAAYGVNPRPRPMGTQMELVAKRRDGSEVMVEIALSPLHGEGLPYVVAAIRGIGAYPRVKQALQRARYSEHVAQMGRLAVDTRDPQLLLQQVPAVAVNGLEADLCAIFLLEPDRLAFRVASGIGLLDEEHVGARVPNLPDTPLGYVLNAGRPVVIENYAAEQRFSVPDAYLRAGLVSAVAVPLSDRGRAIGVLTVRSRRAQTFGDDEIRFVESLANLVASTLQRAQSEEALQHAQRLESVGQLTGGIAHDFNNLLTIIQGNLQVLEEHPAVEGDAYAQQLVAAAARASRRGAELTGKLLAFSRRQVLRPSRVDVVTMLQSLADMLRRTLDQRVRIEVDAAPDCPPCLADPGQLESALLNIAINARDAMPEGGLISFSCRPCETLPAAALSDLDTDAPPMHAFVAIAISDTGTGMPDAVKERAFEPFFTTKEPGRGTGLGLSTVYGFVKQSHGAILIDSALGAGTTVTLYIPRYQERQAAGSGDESGAGLLPPGLKVLLVEDEPEVRAVAQAFLQGLGCRVIACANAEQALVRLGTEPELDALLSDVALGPGMRGTELVRQVRARRPKLAVLLMSGYSSELAQADVSDPGLRCELLPKPFTKAALAQALARALAAVRAG from the coding sequence ATGCCTGGCGACCTTCCCCCCGGCTCGGTGCGACCCGACGTCGACCACCCGAGCGTCTTCCGCGCCCTGTTCAAGGCCTATCCCGACGCGCTGCTGCTGGTCGACGCGACCGGCCAGATCGTGATGGCCAACCCGATGGCCTCGGACCTGCTCGGCTACGCCCCGGACGAACTGGTCGGCCTGCCGGTCGAGGCCCTGGTGCCCGACGCGATCCGGCCGCGCCATGCGGCCTACCGCGCGGCCTACGGCGTCAACCCGCGGCCACGGCCCATGGGCACGCAGATGGAGCTGGTGGCCAAGCGCCGCGACGGCAGCGAGGTGATGGTCGAGATCGCGCTCAGCCCGCTGCACGGCGAGGGCCTGCCGTACGTGGTGGCCGCGATCCGCGGCATCGGCGCCTACCCGCGCGTCAAGCAGGCGTTGCAGCGCGCCCGCTACAGCGAACACGTGGCGCAGATGGGGCGGCTGGCGGTCGACACGCGCGACCCGCAGCTGCTGTTGCAGCAGGTGCCGGCGGTGGCCGTCAACGGCCTGGAAGCCGACCTGTGCGCGATCTTCCTGCTCGAGCCCGACCGGCTCGCGTTCCGCGTGGCCAGCGGCATCGGGCTGCTGGACGAGGAACATGTCGGGGCGCGCGTGCCCAACCTGCCTGACACGCCGCTCGGCTACGTGCTCAACGCCGGCCGGCCGGTGGTCATCGAGAACTATGCTGCCGAGCAGCGCTTCTCGGTGCCTGACGCCTACCTTCGCGCCGGCCTGGTGAGCGCGGTGGCGGTGCCGCTGTCCGACCGCGGCCGCGCCATCGGCGTGCTGACCGTGCGCTCGCGCCGCGCACAGACCTTCGGCGACGACGAGATCCGCTTCGTCGAGTCGCTCGCCAACCTGGTGGCCTCGACGCTGCAGCGCGCGCAAAGCGAGGAGGCGCTGCAGCACGCCCAGCGCCTGGAAAGCGTCGGCCAGCTGACCGGCGGCATCGCGCACGACTTCAACAACCTGCTGACCATCATCCAGGGCAACCTGCAAGTGCTGGAGGAACACCCCGCCGTCGAGGGCGACGCGTACGCGCAGCAGCTGGTGGCGGCTGCCGCGCGGGCCAGCCGGCGCGGCGCCGAGCTCACCGGCAAGCTGCTCGCCTTCTCGCGCCGCCAGGTGCTGCGGCCGTCGCGGGTGGACGTCGTGACGATGCTGCAGTCGCTGGCCGACATGCTGCGCCGCACCCTGGACCAGCGCGTGCGCATCGAGGTCGACGCGGCCCCCGACTGCCCGCCCTGCCTGGCCGACCCGGGCCAGCTGGAATCGGCGCTGCTCAACATCGCGATCAACGCGCGCGACGCGATGCCCGAGGGGGGCCTGATCTCGTTCAGCTGCCGCCCCTGCGAGACGCTGCCTGCGGCCGCTCTCAGCGACCTGGACACCGACGCCCCGCCGATGCATGCGTTCGTCGCCATCGCGATCAGCGACACCGGCACCGGCATGCCCGACGCGGTCAAGGAGCGCGCCTTCGAGCCCTTCTTCACCACCAAGGAGCCGGGCCGCGGCACGGGGCTGGGGTTGAGCACGGTGTACGGCTTCGTCAAGCAGTCGCACGGCGCCATCCTGATCGACAGCGCGCTGGGCGCGGGCACCACCGTGACGCTCTACATCCCGCGCTACCAGGAGCGCCAGGCCGCGGGCAGCGGGGACGAGAGCGGAGCCGGCCTGCTGCCGCCAGGACTGAAGGTGCTGCTGGTGGAGGACGAGCCGGAGGTGCGCGCCGTCGCGCAGGCCTTCCTGCAAGGACTGGGGTGCCGCGTGATCGCCTGTGCCAACGCCGAACAGGCGCTGGTGCGGCTGGGCACGGAACCCGAACTGGACGCGCTGCTCAGCGACGTCGCGCTCGGCCCCGGCATGCGCGGCACGGAGCTGGTGCGCCAGGTGCGCGCTCGCCGCCCGAAGCTGGCGGTGCTGCTGATGTCGGGCTACTCGTCGGAACTGGCGCAGGCCGACGTCAGCGACCCCGGCCTGCGTTGCGAGCTGCTGCCCAAACCGTTCACCAAGGCCGCGTTGGCCCAGGCGCTGGCGCGGGCCCTGGCGGCCGTGCGCGCAGGGTGA